A genomic stretch from Sebastes fasciatus isolate fSebFas1 chromosome 23, fSebFas1.pri, whole genome shotgun sequence includes:
- the LOC141761892 gene encoding sodium- and chloride-dependent GABA transporter 2-like encodes MKGDAAKACVPNGTSQAKDQKPPSEEKMEERGQWSNKIEFILSVAGSIIGLGNMWRFPYLCYKNGGGAFLIPYLIFLFTCGVPVFFLETALGQYTSEGGVTCWRKISPLFEGLGYGTQVIVALLNFYYIIVLAWGIFYLSYSFSWDLAWSSCNNTWNTEDCVEFQRRNTSINQTVNLNATSPVIEFWERRALRISPGLDHMGSLNWDLALCLFIAWVMCYFCIWKGVKSTGKVVYFTATFPYLMLIVLLVRGLTLPGAAIGIKFYLYPDLGRLADPQVWMDAGTQIFFSYAICLGSLTALGSYNKYNNNCYKDCLALCFLNSGTSFVAGFAIFSILGFMAFEQNVPISEVAESGPGLAFIAYPRAVSMMPFSPLWAALFFIMIVFLGLDSQFVCVESLVTAIVDMYPTVFRRKNRRELFLLGVVFVSFFMGLIMLMEGGMYVFQLFDYYAASGMCLLFMAIFETVVIAWVYGADRFYDNIEDMIGYRPGPYIKYCWLYLTPATCIGTFAFSLIKYTPLKYNNEYVYPWWGYAIGWLLALSSMVCIPLWMVYKISTTQGTFRERIQLLITPSDALPKTKREQEKLLAIFAPEGELAMTRNGYYPVSETDSSL; translated from the exons ATGAAAG GAGACGCTGCCAAAGCGTGCGTCCCCAATGGCACCAGCCAAGCCAAGGACCAGAAGCCGCCCTcggaggagaagatggaggagcGGGGCCAGTGGAGCAACAAGATCGAGTTCATCCTGTCGGTCGCCGGCTCCATCATCGGCCTGGGCAACATGTGGCGCTTCCCTTACCTCTGCTACAAGAACGGAGGAG GTGCGTTCCTTATCCCCTACTTGATCTTCCTGTTCACCTGTGGCGTTCCCGTCTTCTTCCTGGAGACGGCCCTGGGCCAGTACACCAGCGAGGGAGGCGTCACCTGCTGGAGGAAAATCAGTCCGCTGTTTGAAG GTCTCGGCTACGGCACCCAGGTGATAGTGGCCCTGTTGAACTTCTACTACATCATCGTTCTGGCCTGGGGGATTTTCTACCTGTCCTACTCCTTCTCCTGGGATCTGGCGTGGTCGTCCTGCAACAACACATGGAACACAG AGGACTGCGTGGAGTTTCAGAGGAGAAACACCTCAATCAACCAAACGGTCAACCTCAACGCCACCTCTCCTGTCATCGAGTTCTGGGA GAGAAGAGCGCTGAGGATTTCCCCGGGCCTCGACCACATGGGCTCTCTGAACTGGGACCTGGCCCTGTGTCTGTTCATCGCCTGGGTCATGTGCTACTTCTGCATCTGGAAGGGGGTGAAATCCACAGGAAAG GTGGTCTACTTCACTGCGACCTTCCCCTATCTGATGCTGATCGTGCTGTTGGTCAGAGGGCTCACCCTGCCTGGCGCCGCCATCGGCATCAAGTTCTACCTTTATCCGGACCTGGGACGACTGGCGGACCCGCAG GTGTGGATGGATGCCGGCACCCAGATTTTCTTCTCCTACGCCATCTGCTTGGGGTCACTGACTGCTCTGGGAAGctacaacaaatacaacaatAACTGTTACAA AGATTGCCTGGCGTTGTGTTTTCTGAACAGCGGCACAAGTTTTGTGGCGGGCTTCGCCATCTTTTCCATCCTGGGTTTCATGGCCTTTGAACAGAATGTGCCCATCTCAGAGGTGGCAGAATCTG GTCCTGGCCTGGCCTTCATCGCGTACCCCCGCGCTGTGAGCATGATGCCTTTCTCTCCTCTGTGGGCCGCCCTCTTCTTCATCATGATTGTGTTTCTGGGGCTCGACAGCCAG tttgtgtgtgtggagagccTGGTGACGGCGATAGTCGACATGTACCCCACCGTGTTCAGACGCAAGAACCGCAGGGAGCTCTTCCTCTTAGGCGTGGTCTTCGTCTCCTTCTTCATGGGCCTCATCATGCTGATGGAg GGAGGCATGTATgtgttccagctctttgattACTACGCAGCCAGTGGCATGTGTCTTCTCTTCATGGCCATCTTTGAGACGGTCGTCATTGCATGGGTCTATG GTGCAGATCGCTTTTATGATAACATTGAGGACATGATTGGCTACCGCCCAGGACCTTACATCAAGTACTGTTGGTTGTACCTCACCCCGGCCACATGCATT GGTACCTTTGCCTTCTCTCTCATCAAATACACCCCTCTAAAGTACAACAACGAGTATGTGTACCCGTGGTGGGGCTATGCCATTGGCTGGCTGCTCGCTCTCTCCTCCATGGTCTGCATCCCGCTTTGGATGGTGTACAAGATCAGCACCACCCAGGGGACATTCAGAGAG CGCATCCAGTTGCTCATCACACCGTCTGACGCCTTACCCAAAACCAAGAGGGAGCAGGAGAAGTTACTGGCCATCTTCGCTCCGGAGGGAGAACTCGCCATGACCAGAAACGGCTACTATCCCGTCTCAGAGACAGACTCCAGCTTATGA